From a region of the Triticum aestivum cultivar Chinese Spring chromosome 7D, IWGSC CS RefSeq v2.1, whole genome shotgun sequence genome:
- the LOC123164336 gene encoding MMS19 nucleotide excision repair protein homolog isoform X2 codes for MAKVPAGEWVPHVEAFVDVSRSPAQHSAGVDALAALVNKDKLTLFDLVSKMDMYLTTTDHIVRSRGILLLGQIMSHISFKWLDVNAITTLSDFFISRLSDWQALRGALVGCLALLHRKSSVGTIMVADVKRLVEAFIADVQVQSLAAADRKMCFEIFSWILDHYPEAVKTMDDELLYWICQSIDEEKDPECLKLSFHVVEVVMKLFPDPSGFADQFASDLFEILSKYFPVYFTHGAGDNLGVTRDELSRALMHAFCASPYFEPFAIPLLLDKLSSSLPLAKLDSLKYLDNCIHCYGADRMVTHASAIWFKLKEVLLSLSSDQLLSSGSPKDAENNKNQIKSEAEHCLKTAVTYIHSPDRDIFINLILLDEDIVNNIHSVTTEEKSIDSSLQALGSVVSILAGSSTYLCTRVFQAHFKRLVDILGNSAGFDSQHLSIANGSSPAAINYGALYLSVQMLSSCREVAVASREGVPAEESWWLILEEKLDQIIHLFGKLLTIDCQPTQSAVRKECVSCAVKGLLILATIPEQCSLLLENAYEDILQMLTLVITSKYENAHFWRLSLKTLTSIGSSAVELHASKREMVYNRIVVDKIICLAESCDASMPLNLRLEACFEVGTASVNYMLRVARSLEETVIRNISQVNGSIECADYVACLIDCYSSRLLPWFFTSGGLNELALSFALRLWDEIGDLVTLDRIISEGLLESLMMGMKLLVGVCTEEQQSLIVQKACGIVSSMLSLPVKALTHHLLSVDELVPAHSVQDTALVCMLSSVIVGLWPQTPVPEMMMMINLFSVFLLNGHIPAAHALASIFNKYLQNSEFSHEIKLDKILDVILGGCFSIVLPSSNLKMSRSSAATSDNADFSDSLPGSIGSKIDILCGLAWIGKGLLMRGDEKVKEISMFLLKCLSSEASLASAAADAFHVMMGDSEVCLNKKFHARIKFLYKQRFFSILMPIFLSKIKETSELTTKLVIYRAFGHIISNAPVSAVITEAHQILLVMVDILAKLSVDNQDKDLVYSLLLVLSGMLMDEKGKECIVENIRIIISVLAQLVSYPHMMVVRETALQCFVAMSSFPHSKVYRMRPQVLQAAIKALDDKKRAVRQEAVRCRQTWQSSFA; via the exons ATGGCGAAGGTCCCTGCCGGCGAGTGGGTCCCCCACGTTGAGGCCTTCGTTGACGTCTCCCGCTCCCCCGCCCAGCAC TCTGCGGGCGTGGATGCTCTTGCAGCCTTGGTCAACAAGGACAAGCTGACGCTCTTCGATTTG GTGTCTAAGATGGACATGTATTTGACGACAACAGACCACATTGTGAGATCAAGAG GAATACTGCTTCTGGGGCAAATCATGTCTCACATTTCATTTAAATGGTTAGATGTCAATGCCATCACAACATTGTCAGACTTCTTTATATCAAGATTG TCAGATTGGCAAGCACTGCGGGGAGCTCTTGTTGGATGCTTGGCTCTATTGCACAGAAAATCATCTGTTGGCACTATTATGGTTGCTGATGTCAAAAGACTAGTCGAGGCTTTTATAGCTGATGTTCAAGTACAGTCACTTGCAGCTGCTGACCGCAAG ATGTGCTTTGAAATTTTTAGCTGGATACTAGATCATTACCCAGAAGCTGTCAAGACAATG GATGATGAATTGCTATACTGGATCTGTCAATCAATCGATGAAGAAAAAGACCCAGAGTGCTTGAAGCTTTCTTTTCATGTGGTGGAAGTTGTCATGAAGCTGTTTCCAGATCCATCTGGTTTCGCAGACCAATTTGCAAGTGACCTTTTTGAGATTCTGAGCAAATATTTTCCTGTTTACTTCACACAT GGAGCCGGTGATAATTTAGGTGTTACAAGAGACGAACTTTCTAGGGCATTGATG CATGCCTTTTGTGCAAGTCCGTATTTCGAGCCCTTTGCCATCCCATTGCTTCTAGATAAACTTTCTTCCTCTCTTCCATTAGCAAAG CTTGATTCCTTAAAATATTTGGACAATTGCATTCACTGCTATGGAGCTGATAGAATGGTTACACACGCATCAGCTATTTGGTTTAAGTTGAAAGAAGTGCTTTTGAGCCTTTCTTCAGATCAACTTTTATCATCAGGGTCACCTAAAGATGCAGAGAATAATAAGAATCAAATAAAATCAGAAGCTGAACATTGCTTGAAGACTGCTGTTACATATATACATTCTCCGGATAGAGATATTTTCATcaatttgatcttgttggatgagGATATTGTGAATAACATCCATTCTGTAACAACTGAAGAGAAGTCCATCGATAGTTCATTGCAAGCCCTTGGAAGTGTCGTTTCTATTCTTGCTGGGTCATCTACATATTTGTGCACTAGAGTTTTTCAAGCACATTTTAAACGCTTGGTGGATATTTTGGGAAACTCAGCTGGTTTTGATTCTCAACACCTGAGCATCGCCAATGGATCATCTCCTGCTGCTATTAACTATGGAGCTCTCTATTTATCTGTTCAAATGCTTTCATCCTGCCGAGAAGTCGCTGTGGCATCTCGAGAAGGCGTCCCAGCAGAGGAGTCCTGGTGGCTTATCTTAGAGGAGAAGCTGGATCAAATCATCCATCTTTTCGGAAAATTGCTGACTATTGATTGTCAGCCTACCCAGTCAGCGGTCAGAAAAGAATGTGTTTCGTGTGCTG TGAAGGGTTTGCTGATACTTGCAACTATCCCGGAACAATGTTCACTTCTACTGGAAAATGCTTATGAGGATATTCTGCAGATGCTTACCTTAGTAATTACAAGCAAGTATGAAAATGCACATTTCTGGAGATTATCATTGAAAACATTGACTAGCATTGGCTCATCTGCTGTGGAATTACATGCTTCTAAAAGAGAAATGGTTTACAATAGAATTGTTGTCGACAAGATTATTTGTTTGGCTGAATCTTGTGATGCATCGATGCCTCTGAATCTAAGACTTGAAGCATGTTTTGAAGTTGGCACCGCTAGTGTGAACTATATGTTAAGGGTTGCCAGATCACTTGAAGAAACTGTCATCAGAAATATCTCTCAG GTTAATGGAAGTATAGAATGTGCGGACTATGTAGCCTGTCTGATTGATTGTTACTCTAGTCGTCTCCTTCCTTG GTTCTTTACTTCCGGTGGTCTCAATGAACTTGCTTTGAGCTTTGCTCTGCGTCTCTGGGATGAGATTGGGGACTTGGTTACTCTGGATCGAATCATATCAGAG GGTCTTCTTGAGTCACTAATGATGGGAATGAAGTTATTAGTCGGAGTCTGCACAGAGGAACAACAGTCATTGATTGTTCAGAAAGCATGCGGTATAGTATCATCGATGCTGTCTCTCCCAGTGAAAGCATTGACACACCATCTTTTGTCTGTTGACGAGTTAGTTCCTGCACACTCTGTTCAAGATACAGCTCTTGTGTGTATGCTTTCATCAGTCATAGTTGGTCTTTGGCCTCAAACACCTGTACCagaaatgatgatgatgattaacCTCTTTTCGGTCTTTCTACTGAATGGGCATATACCAGCTGCTCATGCATTAGCTTCTATTTTCAATAAATACCTACAGAATTCAGAGTTCTCACACGAGATTAAACTGGATAAAATACTTGATGTTATTCTTGGGGGATGTTTCTCAATTGTATTACCCAGCAGCAATTTGAAGATGTCTCGCTCTTCTGCTGCCACTTCGGATAATGCTGACTTCTCAGACAGTTTGCCTGGAAGCATAGGTTCAAAGATTGATATCTTATGTGGCTTGGCATGGATTGGCAAAGGATTGCTTATGAGAGGAGATGAGAAAGTGAAGGAAATTTCAATGTTTCTTCTTAAATGCCTCTCATCAGAGGCTTCTCTAGCATCAGCTGCAGCTGATGCATTCCATGTGATGATGGGTGATTCAGAAGTCTGCCTAAATAAAAAGTTCCATGCAAGAATAAAGTTTTTGTATAAGCAGCGTTTTTTCTCAATACTGATGCCAATTTTTCTCTCTAAAATTAAGGAGACCTCAGAGCTGACAACAAA ATTGGTGATATATCGAGCATTCGGACATATTATTTCCAATGCTCCAGTGTCAGCAGTTATAACAGAAGCCCATCAG ATTTTGCTCGTGATGGTTGATATCTTAGCCAAATTGAGCGTGGATAATCAGGATAAAGATCTAGTGTATAGTTTGTTGCTTGTTTTATCTGGAATGCTGATGGATGAAAAAG GCAAAGAATGCATTGTGGAAAATATCCGCATCATTATCAGTGTACTTGCACAACTTGTTTCCTATCCTCACATGATG GTTGTTCGGGAGACTGCCTTGCAATGTTttgttgccatgtctagctttcccCACTCAAAAGTTTATCGCATGCGGCCACAG GTCCTACAAGCAGCAATCAAGGCTCTTGATGATAAGAAAAGGGCTGTTCGCCAAGAGGCTGTTCGATGTCGACAAACATG GCAATCATCATTTGCTTAA
- the LOC123164336 gene encoding MMS19 nucleotide excision repair protein homolog isoform X1, whose amino-acid sequence MAKVPAGEWVPHVEAFVDVSRSPAQHSAGVDALAALVNKDKLTLFDLVSKMDMYLTTTDHIVRSRGILLLGQIMSHISFKWLDVNAITTLSDFFISRLSDWQALRGALVGCLALLHRKSSVGTIMVADVKRLVEAFIADVQVQSLAAADRKMCFEIFSWILDHYPEAVKTMDDELLYWICQSIDEEKDPECLKLSFHVVEVVMKLFPDPSGFADQFASDLFEILSKYFPVYFTHGAGDNLGVTRDELSRALMHAFCASPYFEPFAIPLLLDKLSSSLPLAKLDSLKYLDNCIHCYGADRMVTHASAIWFKLKEVLLSLSSDQLLSSGSPKDAENNKNQIKSEAEHCLKTAVTYIHSPDRDIFINLILLDEDIVNNIHSVTTEEKSIDSSLQALGSVVSILAGSSTYLCTRVFQAHFKRLVDILGNSAGFDSQHLSIANGSSPAAINYGALYLSVQMLSSCREVAVASREGVPAEESWWLILEEKLDQIIHLFGKLLTIDCQPTQSAVRKECVSCAVKGLLILATIPEQCSLLLENAYEDILQMLTLVITSKYENAHFWRLSLKTLTSIGSSAVELHASKREMVYNRIVVDKIICLAESCDASMPLNLRLEACFEVGTASVNYMLRVARSLEETVIRNISQACIESPCCLLISCKLHFISNQTNVLLILQVNGSIECADYVACLIDCYSSRLLPWFFTSGGLNELALSFALRLWDEIGDLVTLDRIISEGLLESLMMGMKLLVGVCTEEQQSLIVQKACGIVSSMLSLPVKALTHHLLSVDELVPAHSVQDTALVCMLSSVIVGLWPQTPVPEMMMMINLFSVFLLNGHIPAAHALASIFNKYLQNSEFSHEIKLDKILDVILGGCFSIVLPSSNLKMSRSSAATSDNADFSDSLPGSIGSKIDILCGLAWIGKGLLMRGDEKVKEISMFLLKCLSSEASLASAAADAFHVMMGDSEVCLNKKFHARIKFLYKQRFFSILMPIFLSKIKETSELTTKLVIYRAFGHIISNAPVSAVITEAHQILLVMVDILAKLSVDNQDKDLVYSLLLVLSGMLMDEKGKECIVENIRIIISVLAQLVSYPHMMVVRETALQCFVAMSSFPHSKVYRMRPQVLQAAIKALDDKKRAVRQEAVRCRQTWYENYILFLGVLVLFCGNMNHLM is encoded by the exons ATGGCGAAGGTCCCTGCCGGCGAGTGGGTCCCCCACGTTGAGGCCTTCGTTGACGTCTCCCGCTCCCCCGCCCAGCAC TCTGCGGGCGTGGATGCTCTTGCAGCCTTGGTCAACAAGGACAAGCTGACGCTCTTCGATTTG GTGTCTAAGATGGACATGTATTTGACGACAACAGACCACATTGTGAGATCAAGAG GAATACTGCTTCTGGGGCAAATCATGTCTCACATTTCATTTAAATGGTTAGATGTCAATGCCATCACAACATTGTCAGACTTCTTTATATCAAGATTG TCAGATTGGCAAGCACTGCGGGGAGCTCTTGTTGGATGCTTGGCTCTATTGCACAGAAAATCATCTGTTGGCACTATTATGGTTGCTGATGTCAAAAGACTAGTCGAGGCTTTTATAGCTGATGTTCAAGTACAGTCACTTGCAGCTGCTGACCGCAAG ATGTGCTTTGAAATTTTTAGCTGGATACTAGATCATTACCCAGAAGCTGTCAAGACAATG GATGATGAATTGCTATACTGGATCTGTCAATCAATCGATGAAGAAAAAGACCCAGAGTGCTTGAAGCTTTCTTTTCATGTGGTGGAAGTTGTCATGAAGCTGTTTCCAGATCCATCTGGTTTCGCAGACCAATTTGCAAGTGACCTTTTTGAGATTCTGAGCAAATATTTTCCTGTTTACTTCACACAT GGAGCCGGTGATAATTTAGGTGTTACAAGAGACGAACTTTCTAGGGCATTGATG CATGCCTTTTGTGCAAGTCCGTATTTCGAGCCCTTTGCCATCCCATTGCTTCTAGATAAACTTTCTTCCTCTCTTCCATTAGCAAAG CTTGATTCCTTAAAATATTTGGACAATTGCATTCACTGCTATGGAGCTGATAGAATGGTTACACACGCATCAGCTATTTGGTTTAAGTTGAAAGAAGTGCTTTTGAGCCTTTCTTCAGATCAACTTTTATCATCAGGGTCACCTAAAGATGCAGAGAATAATAAGAATCAAATAAAATCAGAAGCTGAACATTGCTTGAAGACTGCTGTTACATATATACATTCTCCGGATAGAGATATTTTCATcaatttgatcttgttggatgagGATATTGTGAATAACATCCATTCTGTAACAACTGAAGAGAAGTCCATCGATAGTTCATTGCAAGCCCTTGGAAGTGTCGTTTCTATTCTTGCTGGGTCATCTACATATTTGTGCACTAGAGTTTTTCAAGCACATTTTAAACGCTTGGTGGATATTTTGGGAAACTCAGCTGGTTTTGATTCTCAACACCTGAGCATCGCCAATGGATCATCTCCTGCTGCTATTAACTATGGAGCTCTCTATTTATCTGTTCAAATGCTTTCATCCTGCCGAGAAGTCGCTGTGGCATCTCGAGAAGGCGTCCCAGCAGAGGAGTCCTGGTGGCTTATCTTAGAGGAGAAGCTGGATCAAATCATCCATCTTTTCGGAAAATTGCTGACTATTGATTGTCAGCCTACCCAGTCAGCGGTCAGAAAAGAATGTGTTTCGTGTGCTG TGAAGGGTTTGCTGATACTTGCAACTATCCCGGAACAATGTTCACTTCTACTGGAAAATGCTTATGAGGATATTCTGCAGATGCTTACCTTAGTAATTACAAGCAAGTATGAAAATGCACATTTCTGGAGATTATCATTGAAAACATTGACTAGCATTGGCTCATCTGCTGTGGAATTACATGCTTCTAAAAGAGAAATGGTTTACAATAGAATTGTTGTCGACAAGATTATTTGTTTGGCTGAATCTTGTGATGCATCGATGCCTCTGAATCTAAGACTTGAAGCATGTTTTGAAGTTGGCACCGCTAGTGTGAACTATATGTTAAGGGTTGCCAGATCACTTGAAGAAACTGTCATCAGAAATATCTCTCAGGCCTGTATCGAATCCCCCTGTTGTCTTCTTATTTCCTGCAAATTGCATTTTATAAGCAACCAAACTAATGTTTTATTGATCCTGCAGGTTAATGGAAGTATAGAATGTGCGGACTATGTAGCCTGTCTGATTGATTGTTACTCTAGTCGTCTCCTTCCTTG GTTCTTTACTTCCGGTGGTCTCAATGAACTTGCTTTGAGCTTTGCTCTGCGTCTCTGGGATGAGATTGGGGACTTGGTTACTCTGGATCGAATCATATCAGAG GGTCTTCTTGAGTCACTAATGATGGGAATGAAGTTATTAGTCGGAGTCTGCACAGAGGAACAACAGTCATTGATTGTTCAGAAAGCATGCGGTATAGTATCATCGATGCTGTCTCTCCCAGTGAAAGCATTGACACACCATCTTTTGTCTGTTGACGAGTTAGTTCCTGCACACTCTGTTCAAGATACAGCTCTTGTGTGTATGCTTTCATCAGTCATAGTTGGTCTTTGGCCTCAAACACCTGTACCagaaatgatgatgatgattaacCTCTTTTCGGTCTTTCTACTGAATGGGCATATACCAGCTGCTCATGCATTAGCTTCTATTTTCAATAAATACCTACAGAATTCAGAGTTCTCACACGAGATTAAACTGGATAAAATACTTGATGTTATTCTTGGGGGATGTTTCTCAATTGTATTACCCAGCAGCAATTTGAAGATGTCTCGCTCTTCTGCTGCCACTTCGGATAATGCTGACTTCTCAGACAGTTTGCCTGGAAGCATAGGTTCAAAGATTGATATCTTATGTGGCTTGGCATGGATTGGCAAAGGATTGCTTATGAGAGGAGATGAGAAAGTGAAGGAAATTTCAATGTTTCTTCTTAAATGCCTCTCATCAGAGGCTTCTCTAGCATCAGCTGCAGCTGATGCATTCCATGTGATGATGGGTGATTCAGAAGTCTGCCTAAATAAAAAGTTCCATGCAAGAATAAAGTTTTTGTATAAGCAGCGTTTTTTCTCAATACTGATGCCAATTTTTCTCTCTAAAATTAAGGAGACCTCAGAGCTGACAACAAA ATTGGTGATATATCGAGCATTCGGACATATTATTTCCAATGCTCCAGTGTCAGCAGTTATAACAGAAGCCCATCAG ATTTTGCTCGTGATGGTTGATATCTTAGCCAAATTGAGCGTGGATAATCAGGATAAAGATCTAGTGTATAGTTTGTTGCTTGTTTTATCTGGAATGCTGATGGATGAAAAAG GCAAAGAATGCATTGTGGAAAATATCCGCATCATTATCAGTGTACTTGCACAACTTGTTTCCTATCCTCACATGATG GTTGTTCGGGAGACTGCCTTGCAATGTTttgttgccatgtctagctttcccCACTCAAAAGTTTATCGCATGCGGCCACAG GTCCTACAAGCAGCAATCAAGGCTCTTGATGATAAGAAAAGGGCTGTTCGCCAAGAGGCTGTTCGATGTCGACAAACATGGTATGAAAACTATATCCTATTTCTGGGAGTTCTTGTGCTATTCTGTGGCAACATGAACCACCTGATGTAA
- the LOC123164336 gene encoding MMS19 nucleotide excision repair protein homolog isoform X3, protein MKLFPDPSGFADQFASDLFEILSKYFPVYFTHGAGDNLGVTRDELSRALMHAFCASPYFEPFAIPLLLDKLSSSLPLAKLDSLKYLDNCIHCYGADRMVTHASAIWFKLKEVLLSLSSDQLLSSGSPKDAENNKNQIKSEAEHCLKTAVTYIHSPDRDIFINLILLDEDIVNNIHSVTTEEKSIDSSLQALGSVVSILAGSSTYLCTRVFQAHFKRLVDILGNSAGFDSQHLSIANGSSPAAINYGALYLSVQMLSSCREVAVASREGVPAEESWWLILEEKLDQIIHLFGKLLTIDCQPTQSAVRKECVSCAVKGLLILATIPEQCSLLLENAYEDILQMLTLVITSKYENAHFWRLSLKTLTSIGSSAVELHASKREMVYNRIVVDKIICLAESCDASMPLNLRLEACFEVGTASVNYMLRVARSLEETVIRNISQVNGSIECADYVACLIDCYSSRLLPWFFTSGGLNELALSFALRLWDEIGDLVTLDRIISEGLLESLMMGMKLLVGVCTEEQQSLIVQKACGIVSSMLSLPVKALTHHLLSVDELVPAHSVQDTALVCMLSSVIVGLWPQTPVPEMMMMINLFSVFLLNGHIPAAHALASIFNKYLQNSEFSHEIKLDKILDVILGGCFSIVLPSSNLKMSRSSAATSDNADFSDSLPGSIGSKIDILCGLAWIGKGLLMRGDEKVKEISMFLLKCLSSEASLASAAADAFHVMMGDSEVCLNKKFHARIKFLYKQRFFSILMPIFLSKIKETSELTTKLVIYRAFGHIISNAPVSAVITEAHQILLVMVDILAKLSVDNQDKDLVYSLLLVLSGMLMDEKGKECIVENIRIIISVLAQLVSYPHMMVVRETALQCFVAMSSFPHSKVYRMRPQVLQAAIKALDDKKRAVRQEAVRCRQTWQSSFA, encoded by the exons ATGAAGCTGTTTCCAGATCCATCTGGTTTCGCAGACCAATTTGCAAGTGACCTTTTTGAGATTCTGAGCAAATATTTTCCTGTTTACTTCACACAT GGAGCCGGTGATAATTTAGGTGTTACAAGAGACGAACTTTCTAGGGCATTGATG CATGCCTTTTGTGCAAGTCCGTATTTCGAGCCCTTTGCCATCCCATTGCTTCTAGATAAACTTTCTTCCTCTCTTCCATTAGCAAAG CTTGATTCCTTAAAATATTTGGACAATTGCATTCACTGCTATGGAGCTGATAGAATGGTTACACACGCATCAGCTATTTGGTTTAAGTTGAAAGAAGTGCTTTTGAGCCTTTCTTCAGATCAACTTTTATCATCAGGGTCACCTAAAGATGCAGAGAATAATAAGAATCAAATAAAATCAGAAGCTGAACATTGCTTGAAGACTGCTGTTACATATATACATTCTCCGGATAGAGATATTTTCATcaatttgatcttgttggatgagGATATTGTGAATAACATCCATTCTGTAACAACTGAAGAGAAGTCCATCGATAGTTCATTGCAAGCCCTTGGAAGTGTCGTTTCTATTCTTGCTGGGTCATCTACATATTTGTGCACTAGAGTTTTTCAAGCACATTTTAAACGCTTGGTGGATATTTTGGGAAACTCAGCTGGTTTTGATTCTCAACACCTGAGCATCGCCAATGGATCATCTCCTGCTGCTATTAACTATGGAGCTCTCTATTTATCTGTTCAAATGCTTTCATCCTGCCGAGAAGTCGCTGTGGCATCTCGAGAAGGCGTCCCAGCAGAGGAGTCCTGGTGGCTTATCTTAGAGGAGAAGCTGGATCAAATCATCCATCTTTTCGGAAAATTGCTGACTATTGATTGTCAGCCTACCCAGTCAGCGGTCAGAAAAGAATGTGTTTCGTGTGCTG TGAAGGGTTTGCTGATACTTGCAACTATCCCGGAACAATGTTCACTTCTACTGGAAAATGCTTATGAGGATATTCTGCAGATGCTTACCTTAGTAATTACAAGCAAGTATGAAAATGCACATTTCTGGAGATTATCATTGAAAACATTGACTAGCATTGGCTCATCTGCTGTGGAATTACATGCTTCTAAAAGAGAAATGGTTTACAATAGAATTGTTGTCGACAAGATTATTTGTTTGGCTGAATCTTGTGATGCATCGATGCCTCTGAATCTAAGACTTGAAGCATGTTTTGAAGTTGGCACCGCTAGTGTGAACTATATGTTAAGGGTTGCCAGATCACTTGAAGAAACTGTCATCAGAAATATCTCTCAG GTTAATGGAAGTATAGAATGTGCGGACTATGTAGCCTGTCTGATTGATTGTTACTCTAGTCGTCTCCTTCCTTG GTTCTTTACTTCCGGTGGTCTCAATGAACTTGCTTTGAGCTTTGCTCTGCGTCTCTGGGATGAGATTGGGGACTTGGTTACTCTGGATCGAATCATATCAGAG GGTCTTCTTGAGTCACTAATGATGGGAATGAAGTTATTAGTCGGAGTCTGCACAGAGGAACAACAGTCATTGATTGTTCAGAAAGCATGCGGTATAGTATCATCGATGCTGTCTCTCCCAGTGAAAGCATTGACACACCATCTTTTGTCTGTTGACGAGTTAGTTCCTGCACACTCTGTTCAAGATACAGCTCTTGTGTGTATGCTTTCATCAGTCATAGTTGGTCTTTGGCCTCAAACACCTGTACCagaaatgatgatgatgattaacCTCTTTTCGGTCTTTCTACTGAATGGGCATATACCAGCTGCTCATGCATTAGCTTCTATTTTCAATAAATACCTACAGAATTCAGAGTTCTCACACGAGATTAAACTGGATAAAATACTTGATGTTATTCTTGGGGGATGTTTCTCAATTGTATTACCCAGCAGCAATTTGAAGATGTCTCGCTCTTCTGCTGCCACTTCGGATAATGCTGACTTCTCAGACAGTTTGCCTGGAAGCATAGGTTCAAAGATTGATATCTTATGTGGCTTGGCATGGATTGGCAAAGGATTGCTTATGAGAGGAGATGAGAAAGTGAAGGAAATTTCAATGTTTCTTCTTAAATGCCTCTCATCAGAGGCTTCTCTAGCATCAGCTGCAGCTGATGCATTCCATGTGATGATGGGTGATTCAGAAGTCTGCCTAAATAAAAAGTTCCATGCAAGAATAAAGTTTTTGTATAAGCAGCGTTTTTTCTCAATACTGATGCCAATTTTTCTCTCTAAAATTAAGGAGACCTCAGAGCTGACAACAAA ATTGGTGATATATCGAGCATTCGGACATATTATTTCCAATGCTCCAGTGTCAGCAGTTATAACAGAAGCCCATCAG ATTTTGCTCGTGATGGTTGATATCTTAGCCAAATTGAGCGTGGATAATCAGGATAAAGATCTAGTGTATAGTTTGTTGCTTGTTTTATCTGGAATGCTGATGGATGAAAAAG GCAAAGAATGCATTGTGGAAAATATCCGCATCATTATCAGTGTACTTGCACAACTTGTTTCCTATCCTCACATGATG GTTGTTCGGGAGACTGCCTTGCAATGTTttgttgccatgtctagctttcccCACTCAAAAGTTTATCGCATGCGGCCACAG GTCCTACAAGCAGCAATCAAGGCTCTTGATGATAAGAAAAGGGCTGTTCGCCAAGAGGCTGTTCGATGTCGACAAACATG GCAATCATCATTTGCTTAA